DNA from Thermococcus bergensis:
TACTTCTGCATCAACACTCTCTCTCTGTCGAGTCTCTCCTTAATCCAAGGATGAGAGGGAGTTTCGTATCTCTTCCTTTGCCTTTTTGGATCTCCCATCTATACCACCTCACTTCTTCCTTCTGCTAACACCAACTGTAGTTCCTCTTCTGAAGTTTGATCTAGTCCTCTGTCCTCTCAATGGAAGACCAAGTTCATGCCTAATACCTCTATAAGCCCTGATTCTCCTGAGCCTGTTAACGTCCTCACGCCATGCCATAACGAGCTTTGCTCCAGTAAGGTGTAGGTCTTTTCCAGTCTCGTAATCCTTTGGTCTGTTTACTGCCCATGCGGGAATGCCGTGTTTTACTGGATCTTCAAGCACAGCCTCAATGGCCTTTACTTGCTCATCGGTAAGGTAACCTGCCTTCATTTTTGGATCTAACCCTGCAACTCTGCATACCATTGTTGCAAAGTTTATTCCTATACCCCTAATTCCGGTGAGGGCCCATCTAAGTTGTTTGTGCCCATCTATATCAACATTTGCTACACGCACGATATGTCTAAAGTCAGCCATTATAAGCACACCTCCACAAGTTAATCCTTCAACGAGGATTTTGGCGCCGGGACGGGGATTTGAACCCCGGCGGGCAAACGCCCACGGGCTCTCAAGGCCCGCGCCATCCCAGGCTAGGCGATCCCGGCATACACCCTAAAGCCCGATCCCTTCGCAATTTCTTTTACTTCCTTGAAGTTCTCCTCCATGAGTCCCTTAATATACTTTGCGCCTTGATTAGTGCGAATGACAATTTGAAGTAATCCTCCATCGTAGAGATGATGGGGTGCATTTATAACTATTTCCCTCAACACATCCTTCCCAGCATGCACCGGAGGATTCGTTATTATGCTGTGGAACCTTTCTCCCTTTACAGGCTCATAAAGATGGCCCCATCT
Protein-coding regions in this window:
- a CDS encoding 30S ribosomal protein S13; protein product: MADFRHIVRVANVDIDGHKQLRWALTGIRGIGINFATMVCRVAGLDPKMKAGYLTDEQVKAIEAVLEDPVKHGIPAWAVNRPKDYETGKDLHLTGAKLVMAWREDVNRLRRIRAYRGIRHELGLPLRGQRTRSNFRRGTTVGVSRRKK